Proteins encoded together in one Shewanella oneidensis MR-1 window:
- a CDS encoding HD-GYP domain-containing protein: MTQAVTKPIVLVVDDSADNIQILHGLLSDKYSIRAATSGAKALALAAIEPMPDLILLDVMMPEMDGFQTCIRLKHNPLTRHIPIIFVTAKTDIVDERTGFELGAVDYISKPVKPAILEARVKTHLTLASRANQLESLVQLRTQELESARYKIIHKLGRAAEFRDNETGLHIIRMSQYGYLLARKIDQPAHWCQLFLSAAPMHDIGKIGIPDAVLLKPGKLTAEEYIIIQTHPAIGAKIIGDDDDPLLVMAKEIALYHHERWDGTGYPNGLSQDQIPLCARIATIADVFDALTTPRTYKTAWSIDDAFNYLRDGAGSQFDPLLVTAFLECKAEIIDICTQFAEPTSRLAAVTAVELND; this comes from the coding sequence ATGACACAGGCAGTGACCAAACCTATAGTACTTGTCGTTGATGACTCAGCAGACAATATTCAAATCCTGCATGGCTTGCTCAGTGATAAATACAGTATTAGAGCGGCTACTTCCGGCGCGAAAGCCCTTGCCTTAGCGGCAATAGAGCCTATGCCAGATCTCATACTGTTAGACGTAATGATGCCTGAGATGGACGGATTTCAAACCTGTATTCGCCTTAAACATAATCCGCTCACTCGCCACATCCCTATCATTTTCGTCACAGCCAAAACAGACATCGTAGATGAACGCACTGGTTTTGAGTTAGGCGCTGTGGACTATATTTCTAAACCAGTTAAACCTGCGATTCTAGAGGCAAGAGTAAAGACGCACTTAACACTAGCGTCGAGGGCTAATCAGCTCGAAAGCTTAGTACAACTACGCACCCAAGAGCTGGAGTCCGCAAGGTACAAAATTATCCATAAGCTTGGGCGTGCCGCCGAGTTTCGGGATAATGAAACTGGCCTGCATATCATCAGAATGAGTCAGTATGGCTATTTATTAGCTCGAAAAATTGACCAGCCAGCCCATTGGTGCCAATTATTTCTCAGCGCCGCACCAATGCATGATATTGGGAAAATCGGCATACCCGATGCCGTTTTACTCAAACCAGGCAAACTTACCGCTGAAGAATATATTATTATTCAAACACATCCAGCAATAGGTGCGAAGATTATTGGCGATGATGATGATCCGCTATTAGTGATGGCCAAGGAAATCGCCCTCTATCACCATGAACGTTGGGATGGCACTGGATACCCTAACGGCCTCAGTCAAGATCAAATCCCCCTCTGCGCTCGTATCGCCACGATCGCAGATGTATTTGACGCCTTGACGACCCCACGCACTTATAAGACCGCTTGGAGTATCGACGATGCATTTAATTATTTGCGCGATGGAGCAGGCTCGCAGTTTGACCCATTACTCGTTACCGCATTTCTCGAATGCAAAGCGGAAATTATCGATATTTGTACCCAATTTGCAGAGCCGACATCAAGGCTTGCAGCCGTGACCGCTGTAGAGTTGAATGACTGA
- a CDS encoding dicarboxylate/amino acid:cation symporter: protein MMKSLSTRIFIGLFTGLILGTLVQYFLNDIGFFSGNLVELASGVGTMFVNMIMMLVVPLVFVSIVCGVCELQDLKSFGRLGGKTFGFYIVNTVVAISTALLVVLLLDPGKGVDMSSADGVAITATELPSLIALLIDIVPRNPVAAFMSGNMLQVIFMALMLGGVMKSLGEHVAGAVQGFQTANKIMMKLISVVMSLAPFGVFALMFKLGATLDAAVFMSVLEYLVIILALLLLWIFVVYPLSVGMFTPISAKTFRAKTQEQVLFSLSTASSNATIPVTMRTLTEKLGVNRAVAGFGVPLGATMNMGGVAIYITIAIFFVANAFGMPITSEQLPSLLFSIFLLSVGAGGVPGGGMVMIGVLIHQMGLPIEAFAIVAALDRIIDMVLTSCNVVGDTAVLTIVDQTEKAVK from the coding sequence TGCAGTATTTTTTAAACGATATTGGCTTTTTTTCAGGCAATTTAGTTGAACTGGCAAGCGGTGTTGGCACCATGTTCGTCAATATGATCATGATGTTGGTCGTGCCGCTGGTCTTCGTCAGCATTGTTTGCGGCGTGTGCGAGCTGCAGGATCTGAAAAGCTTTGGTCGCTTAGGTGGCAAAACCTTTGGTTTTTATATTGTTAATACTGTTGTTGCTATCTCGACGGCCTTGTTAGTGGTGCTATTACTCGATCCCGGTAAAGGTGTCGATATGAGTAGCGCGGATGGTGTCGCCATTACCGCGACCGAACTCCCCAGCTTAATAGCTTTGCTTATTGATATCGTACCGCGTAATCCGGTGGCGGCTTTTATGTCGGGTAATATGCTGCAAGTGATCTTTATGGCGCTGATGCTCGGTGGGGTGATGAAATCCCTCGGTGAGCATGTCGCTGGCGCGGTACAAGGCTTTCAAACCGCCAATAAAATCATGATGAAACTGATTTCTGTGGTGATGAGTCTTGCGCCTTTCGGGGTGTTTGCGCTGATGTTTAAGTTAGGCGCTACCTTAGATGCCGCGGTATTTATGAGTGTTCTCGAATACCTAGTGATCATTCTGGCCCTGCTGTTGTTGTGGATTTTTGTGGTCTATCCGTTGTCGGTCGGTATGTTTACACCTATTTCGGCCAAGACCTTTCGGGCGAAGACACAGGAGCAAGTGCTGTTTTCACTGTCTACCGCCAGCTCCAATGCCACGATTCCTGTAACTATGCGTACCTTGACTGAAAAGCTCGGAGTTAACCGCGCTGTGGCTGGCTTTGGCGTTCCGCTCGGGGCGACCATGAATATGGGCGGGGTGGCGATTTATATCACCATTGCGATTTTCTTTGTCGCCAATGCCTTTGGTATGCCAATCACCAGCGAGCAATTGCCTTCGTTACTGTTCAGTATCTTTTTATTATCGGTTGGCGCCGGTGGTGTGCCCGGTGGCGGTATGGTGATGATTGGCGTGTTAATCCATCAAATGGGTTTGCCGATTGAAGCCTTTGCGATAGTGGCGGCGCTGGATCGTATCATCGATATGGTGCTGACCTCTTGCAATGTGGTGGGCGATACCGCGGTATTGACCATAGTCGACCAAACTGAAAAAGCGGTTAAATAA